One region of Fragaria vesca subsp. vesca linkage group LG4, FraVesHawaii_1.0, whole genome shotgun sequence genomic DNA includes:
- the LOC101315141 gene encoding uncharacterized protein LOC101315141 isoform 2, translating into MATTASSEVSDGPVLSLINKRIRGLRKKQNRISQMEESLAQGKTLNNEQLEVLRTKSAIVASIDELEKLRQPLSVAVAEEISLAVQVTAPPAAAATEPEEHHETPPNAVQQSGESAADVDEQNHHQAAVEELLNLLYFGSLFDVKTQSDFTSIMFTRSHERGCCLTYDTVTDDDTDMLAEKDLDLLSSLSGLLISRPVASGLSHKNALQRCIEHAKLWLANSDQPIEPNSSVTYVSLRERLSKIMASDYFTITPEMKAPEAMAAAAGGNFAPFQGEEMPNLEGHDSGDNQSGPVEEVQKDEFETENFAEVVLVQHEQIKPETEVEHNERDVEFEQHNGPRRQYQNQRGGRGGGRRGYSNGRGGRGRGGGSYQNGQNQFYDQPGNYYSRNYNRARGGRGGGPSYNNHGSAQDGHASANIGVAS; encoded by the exons ATGGCAACCACGGCGAGTTCCGAAGTCTCCGACGGCCCGGTCCTCAGCCTCATCAACAAGCGCATCCGCGGCCTCCGCAAGAAGCAGAACCGCATCAGCCAGATGGAGGAGTCTCTCGCCCAAGGCAAAACCCTCAACAACGAGCAACTCGAGGTCCTCCGCACCAAGTCCGCCATCGTTGCCTCCATCGACGAGCTCGAGAAGCTTCGCCAGCCTCTCTCCGTCGCCGTCGCCGAGGAAATCAGCCTCGCCGTCCAGGTCACCGCCCCTCCCGCCGCCGCCGCTACTGAGCCCGAAGAACACCACGAAACTCCCCCCAATGCTGTGCAGCAGAGCGGCGAATCCGCCGCCGACGTCGATGAGCAGAACCACCACCAGGCGGCGGTGGAGGAGCTTCTGAACCTGCTCTACTTTGGCTCGTTGTTCGATGTCAAGACGCAGAGTGACTTCACCTCGATTATGTTCACCAGGAGCCACGAGAGAGGGTGCTGCTTGACCTATGACACCGTCACTGATGACGACACTGATATGCTCGCCGAGAAGGACTTGGATTTGCTCTCCTCACTCAGTGGCTTGTTGATCTCCAGGCCGGTGGCTTCGGGCTTATCTCACAAGAATGCTCTGCAGCGCTGCATTGAGCACGCCAAGCTATGGCTCGCTAACTCAGACCAGCCAATTGAGCCTAATTCTAGTGTCACAT ATGTGAGTTTGAGAGAGAGGCTTAGTAAGATTATGGCTTCGGACTACTTTACCATCACTCCAGAAATGAAAGCTCCGGAGGCAATGGCAGCTGCTGCTGGTGGAAACTTTGCTCCGTTTCAG GGTGAGGAGATGCCAAATCTAGAAGGACATGACAGTGGTGATAATCAATCGGGTCCTGTTGAGGAGGTTCAGAAG GATGAATTTGAAACCGAAAATTTTGCAGAGGTTGTCTTGGTTCAACATGAACAAATCAAGCCAGAAACAGAAGTAGAGCATAATGAGAGAGATGTAGAATTCGAGCAACATAATGGTCCACGTAGGCAGTATCAAAACCAAAGAGGTGGCCGTGGAGGAGGCCGTAGAGGTTACTCTAATGGCCGTGGTGGCCGAGGCAGAGGAGGTGGTTCTTACCAGAATGGTCAGAACCAGTTTTATGACCAGCCTGGAAACTATTATTCAAGGAATTACAATAGGGCAAGGGGCGGTAGAGGTGGTGGTCCGTCTTACAACAACCATGGTTCAGCTCAAGATGGCCATGCCTCAGCTAACATTGGAGTTGCTTCTTAA
- the LOC101315141 gene encoding uncharacterized protein LOC101315141 isoform 1: protein MATTASSEVSDGPVLSLINKRIRGLRKKQNRISQMEESLAQGKTLNNEQLEVLRTKSAIVASIDELEKLRQPLSVAVAEEISLAVQVTAPPAAAATEPEEHHETPPNAVQQSGESAADVDEQNHHQAAVEELLNLLYFGSLFDVKTQSDFTSIMFTRSHERGCCLTYDTVTDDDTDMLAEKDLDLLSSLSGLLISRPVASGLSHKNALQRCIEHAKLWLANSDQPIEPNSSVTYVSLRERLSKIMASDYFTITPEMKAPEAMAAAAGGNFAPFQVRGVDVDSSFVQFQQQKGEEMPNLEGHDSGDNQSGPVEEVQKDEFETENFAEVVLVQHEQIKPETEVEHNERDVEFEQHNGPRRQYQNQRGGRGGGRRGYSNGRGGRGRGGGSYQNGQNQFYDQPGNYYSRNYNRARGGRGGGPSYNNHGSAQDGHASANIGVAS from the exons ATGGCAACCACGGCGAGTTCCGAAGTCTCCGACGGCCCGGTCCTCAGCCTCATCAACAAGCGCATCCGCGGCCTCCGCAAGAAGCAGAACCGCATCAGCCAGATGGAGGAGTCTCTCGCCCAAGGCAAAACCCTCAACAACGAGCAACTCGAGGTCCTCCGCACCAAGTCCGCCATCGTTGCCTCCATCGACGAGCTCGAGAAGCTTCGCCAGCCTCTCTCCGTCGCCGTCGCCGAGGAAATCAGCCTCGCCGTCCAGGTCACCGCCCCTCCCGCCGCCGCCGCTACTGAGCCCGAAGAACACCACGAAACTCCCCCCAATGCTGTGCAGCAGAGCGGCGAATCCGCCGCCGACGTCGATGAGCAGAACCACCACCAGGCGGCGGTGGAGGAGCTTCTGAACCTGCTCTACTTTGGCTCGTTGTTCGATGTCAAGACGCAGAGTGACTTCACCTCGATTATGTTCACCAGGAGCCACGAGAGAGGGTGCTGCTTGACCTATGACACCGTCACTGATGACGACACTGATATGCTCGCCGAGAAGGACTTGGATTTGCTCTCCTCACTCAGTGGCTTGTTGATCTCCAGGCCGGTGGCTTCGGGCTTATCTCACAAGAATGCTCTGCAGCGCTGCATTGAGCACGCCAAGCTATGGCTCGCTAACTCAGACCAGCCAATTGAGCCTAATTCTAGTGTCACAT ATGTGAGTTTGAGAGAGAGGCTTAGTAAGATTATGGCTTCGGACTACTTTACCATCACTCCAGAAATGAAAGCTCCGGAGGCAATGGCAGCTGCTGCTGGTGGAAACTTTGCTCCGTTTCAGGTGAGGGGTGTGGATGTGGACAGTTCATTTGTACAGTTTCAGCAGCAGAAG GGTGAGGAGATGCCAAATCTAGAAGGACATGACAGTGGTGATAATCAATCGGGTCCTGTTGAGGAGGTTCAGAAG GATGAATTTGAAACCGAAAATTTTGCAGAGGTTGTCTTGGTTCAACATGAACAAATCAAGCCAGAAACAGAAGTAGAGCATAATGAGAGAGATGTAGAATTCGAGCAACATAATGGTCCACGTAGGCAGTATCAAAACCAAAGAGGTGGCCGTGGAGGAGGCCGTAGAGGTTACTCTAATGGCCGTGGTGGCCGAGGCAGAGGAGGTGGTTCTTACCAGAATGGTCAGAACCAGTTTTATGACCAGCCTGGAAACTATTATTCAAGGAATTACAATAGGGCAAGGGGCGGTAGAGGTGGTGGTCCGTCTTACAACAACCATGGTTCAGCTCAAGATGGCCATGCCTCAGCTAACATTGGAGTTGCTTCTTAA